A portion of the Magnolia sinica isolate HGM2019 chromosome 17, MsV1, whole genome shotgun sequence genome contains these proteins:
- the LOC131231125 gene encoding uncharacterized protein LOC131231125, with amino-acid sequence MMKERFKDYRNKLHWQYKRCMSHKEAIQSAPLHVIDEDWRILCDRFSSDSFQKRSKINSDNRGKLKVNHVAGSKSFVRLRHDMRDSVTGQEPGPVDSTKGLTVGRQQDLGYILEQARFGRRWTPYAVSPLPMVLSGVSQRS; translated from the exons atgatgaaggagcggttcaaggattaccGCAATAAGTTACACTGGCAGTACAAGCGGTGCATGAGCCACAAGGAGGCCATACAATCCGCACCGCTGCACGTGATCGATgaggactggcggatactctgcgataggttttcgtctgattcttttcag aagaggagcaaaataaattctgacaacagaGGGAAGTTaaaagtgaaccacgtagctggttcaaagtcatttgtacgacttcgtcacgacatg cgagattccgtcactggccaggagcccggaccagtagattctacaaagggactcactgtcggcaggcaacaggatcttgggtacatcctagagcaagcgagatttgg gaggagatggacaccttacgcagtcagcccactcccgatggtactcagcggagtgagccagagatcctga